One Odontesthes bonariensis isolate fOdoBon6 chromosome 17, fOdoBon6.hap1, whole genome shotgun sequence genomic window carries:
- the diras1b gene encoding GTP-binding protein Di-Ras1b, with product MPEQSNDYRVVVFGAGGVGKSSLVLRFVKGTFRDTYIPTVEDTYRQVISCDKSVCTLQITDTTGSHQFPAMQRLSISKGHAFILVYSITSKQSLEELKPIYQQVLAIKGNVEAIPIMLVGNKSDETLREVETKDGEAQANQWKCAFMETSAKTNHNVTELFQELLNLDKKRNMSLNIDGKRSGKQSRAERLKGKCSVM from the exons ATGCCGGAGCAGAGCAACGACTATCGTGTGGTGGTGTTCGGGGCAGGAGGCGTAGGGAAGAGCTCCCTGGTTCTGCGTTTCGTGAAGGGCACTTTCAGGGACACCTACATCCCCACAGTGGAGGACACCTACCGCCAGGTGATCAGCTGCGACAAGAGCGTGTGCACCCTCCAGATCACAGACACAACGGGCAGTCACCAGTTCCCAGCCATGCAgcgtctgtccatttctaaggGCCACGCCTTCATCCTGGTCTACTCCATCACAAGCAAACAGTCCCTAGAGGAGCTCAAACCCATTTACCAACAG gtcctGGCCATAAAGGGTAACGTTGAGGCAATTCCCATCATGCTTGTCGGAAACAAAAGCGATGAGACCCTGCGAGAGGTGGAGACCAAGGATGGGGAGGCACAGGCCAACCAGTGGAAGTGCGCTTTCATGGAGACGTCGGCCAAGACCAACCACAACGTCACTGAGCTCTTCCAGGAGCtcctcaacctggacaagaagAGGAACATGAGCCTCAACATCGATGGCAAGCGCTCTGGGAAGCAGTCCCGTGCAGAGAGACTGAAGGGCAAATGCAGCGTGATGTAA